In Juglans microcarpa x Juglans regia isolate MS1-56 chromosome 4S, Jm3101_v1.0, whole genome shotgun sequence, a single window of DNA contains:
- the LOC121262926 gene encoding LOW QUALITY PROTEIN: ATP sulfurylase 2-like (The sequence of the model RefSeq protein was modified relative to this genomic sequence to represent the inferred CDS: inserted 1 base in 1 codon): MSLTMKLHITSTHLNPMLNPQTSNKSTSTNYNTKTRSKPIYHCNPLISTVYKSTMHVSSFSYSSCSVRSSLIEPDGGXLVDLVVPESERAKKTSEAEALPKVRLTKIDTEWVHVISEGWASPLRGFMRENEYLQSLHFNSLKMADGHVVNMSLPIVLAIDDKTKELIGSSSNVGLVGPNGDLVGILRSIEIYKHNKEERIARTWGTTAPGLPYVEEVITPAGNWLVGGDLEVLNPIKYGDGLDHYRLSPLQLREEFDRLQADAVFAFQLRNPVHNGHALLMNDTRRRLLEMGYKKPILLLHPLGGFTKADDVPLDVRMEQHSKVLEDGILDPETTIVSIFPSPMHYAGPTEVQWHAKARINAGANFYIVGRDPAGMGHPTEKRDLYDPDHGKKVLSMAPGLEKLNILPFRVAAYDTVEKKMAFFDPSRAKDFLFISGTKMRTYARSGENPPDGFMCPSGWKVLVKYYESMQAEEASQQQAVSST; encoded by the exons ATGTCTCTGACTATGAAATTACACATCACCTCCACCCACCTTAACCCCATGCTCAATCCCCAAACCAGCAATAAAAGTACGTCCACAAACTATAACACGAAGACCCGCTCCAAACCCATTTACCATTGCAACCCATTGATCTCCACCGTGTACAAATCCACTATGcatgtttcttctttctcttattcttcttgTTCCGTCAGAAGCTCTCTGATTGAACCCGACGGGG CTctggtggatctcgtggtgccGGAGAGCGAGCGGGCAAAGAAGACGTCAGAGGCTGAGGCATTGCCCAAGGTGAGGCTGACCAAGATTGACACCGAGTGGGTGCACGTGATCAGCGAGGGGTGGGCGAGCCCGTTAAGAGGGTTCATGAGAGAGAACGAGTATTTGCAGAGTTTGCATTTTAATTCTTTGAAAATGGCAGATGGGCATGTGGTGAACATGTCGCTTCCCATTGTTTTGGCTATTGATGACAAGACCAAGGAGCTGATTGGGTCATCTTCCAATGTGGGGTTGGTCGGACCTAACGGAGATTTGGTCGGTATTCTTCGGAG CATTGAAATCTACAAGCATAACAAAGAGGAAAGAATAGCTAGAACTTGGGGTACAACGGCTCCGGGATTGCCATATGTTGAGGAGGTCATTACTCCTGCTGGTAATTGGCTGGTTGGTGGAGATTTGGAAGTATTAAATCCCATCAAATACGGTGATGGGCTTGATCACTACAGGCTCTCACCCCTACAACTCCGGGAGGAATTTGATAGGCTTCAGGCTGATGCAGTTTTTGCTTTTCAATTAAGGAACCCTGTGCATAATGGGCATGCTTTGTTGATGAACGATACAAGAAGGCGACTTCTGGAAATGGGTTACAAGAAACCAATTTTATTGTTGCATCCTCTGGGAGGTTTCACAAAGGCAGATGACGTGCCCTTGGATGTTCGGATGGAGCAACATAGCAAG GTCCTAGAAGATGGAATCCTTGACCCTGAGACAACTATTGTATCCATTTTCCCATCACCTATGCATTATGCGGGTCCAACTGAAGTACAGTGGCATGCCAAGGCACGAATAAATGCTGGTGCCAATTTTTACATTGTTGGTCGTGATCCTGCAGGTATGGGTCACCCAACTGAGAAGAGGGATTTATATGACCCTGATCACGGGAAAAAGGTGTTGAGCATGGCTCCTGGCTTGGAGAAGCTAAATATTTTGCCCTTCAGG GTGGCAGCATATGACACTGTGGAAAAGAAGATGGCGTTTTTTGATCCATCACGTGCTAAAGATTTCCTCTTCATATCAGGAACCAAG ATGAGGACATATGCAAGGAGCGGCGAGAATCCTCCTGATGGTTTTATGTGCCCAAGTGGATGGAAGGTCCTCGTTAAATATTATGAAAGCATGCAAGCTGAAGAGGCATCACAGCAGCAAGCTGTGTCTTCTACTTAG